A region from the Branchiostoma floridae strain S238N-H82 chromosome 9, Bfl_VNyyK, whole genome shotgun sequence genome encodes:
- the LOC118423243 gene encoding adenosine deaminase-like — translation MTEFDPSKMWVELHLHLDGAVRTDTLFDVAKRRGLSLPADTVDGLVPHVSMDKPGKIAAMFHAFQTLLPVISGDRAAIRRIAYELCEDEAQQGVVYFETRYCPHLLTSNHTGESGDDPTVAEVVELVNAGLKRGSKDFNIQARSLLCAIREHPEWSHEMVELCGKYSSDGVVGVDLAGGTVGYKEDANLPHIKAFQEAESLGVHRTIHAGEVGGPEIVEEAVTQMHAERIGHGYHVLDDEDLYQRLKKDGIHFEVCPVSSYMTGAVQTEFSQHPAKRFAKDGANFSLSSDDPRVFLTSLARERDFVKENWGFDDALISTLNLNAAQACFLPEADKDRLVKHIQSLQ, via the exons ATGACTGAATTTGATCCCAGTAAGATGTGG GTTGAACTCCACCTTCACCTGGATGGTGCAGTCCGAACAGACACACTGTTCGATGTTGccaa GCGCCGCGGCTTGTCGTTGCCTGCAGACACGGTGGATGGCTTGGTGCCGCATGTCAGCATGGACAAACCAGGCAAGATCGCCGCCATGTTCCACGCTTTCCAGACCCTGCTACCAGTCATCAG CGGTGACCGAGCTGCTATTCGCAGGATAGCTTACGAGTTGTGTGAGGACGAGGCTCAACAAGGAGTGGTGTACTTTGAAACCCGTTACTGCCCACATCTACTCACAAGTAATCACACAG GTGAGAGTGGGGATGACCCAACAGTAGCTGAGGTTGTGGAGCTTGTGAATGCAGGTCTGAAGCGGGGGAGTAAAGACTTCAACATACAGGCCAGGAGTCTGCTGTGTGCCATCAGGGAACATCCAG AGTGGTCCCATGAGATGGTGGAGCTGTGTGGTAAGTACAGCAGTGATGGAGTGGTGGGGGTGGATCTGGCAGGAGGGACAGTGGGATACAAGGAGGATGCTAACCTACCTCATATCAAGGCCTTCCAG gAGGCAGAAAGTCTGGGAGTCCATCGAACAATACATGCAGGCGAGGTCGGAGGGCCAGAAATAGTTGAAGAG GCAGTGACACAGATGCACGCAGAACGTATTGGCCATGGATATCATGTCTTGGATGATGAGGACTTGTATCAACGGCTCAAGAAAGACGGCATACATTTCGAG GTGTGTCCAGTGTCTAGCTACATGACAGGGGCTGTGCAGACAGAATTCTCACAACATCCAGCCAAGAG GTTTGCCAAAGATGGAGCCAACTTTTCCCTCAGTTCTGATGATCCCAGGGTCTTCCTCACATCCCTCGCTCGAGAACGGGACTTTGTGAAAGAGAATTGGGGCTTTGACGATGCCTTGATTTCTACCCTG